The Diabrotica virgifera virgifera chromosome 10, PGI_DIABVI_V3a genome has a window encoding:
- the LOC114342687 gene encoding ras-related protein Rap-2c yields the protein MREFKVVVLGSGGVGKSALTVQFVSGCFMEKYDPTIEDFYRKEIEVDNSPCVLEILDTAGTEQFASMRDLYIKNGQGFVVVYSLTNHQTFQDIRPMKELITRVKGTERVPILLVANKVDLDHQREVDYAEGNVLSQQWGCPFIEASAKNRTNVNEVFAEIVREMNFSPEKEKPSYCWCTML from the coding sequence atgcGTGAATTCAAAGTAGTAGTGCTGGGCTCGGGTGGGGTTGGAAAAAGTGCATTAACTGTTCAGTTTGTTTCTGGTTGTTTTATGGAAAAATACGATCCAACAATAGAGGACTTTTATCGAAAAGAAATCGAAGTGGACAATTCGCCCTGTGTGTTGGAAATCTTAGACACAGCAGGTACTGAACAATTCGCTAGCATGCGCGACCTCTACATAAAGAATGGACAGGGTTTTGTCGTAGTGTATAGTTTAACAAACCATCAAACCTTCCAAGACATCCGCCCCATGAAAGAGCTCATTACCAGAGTCAAAGGAACCGAACGAGTCCCCATTCTCCTAGTCGCTAACAAGGTGGACCTGGACCACCAGAGAGAAGTGGATTACGCGGAAGGTAACGTCCTGTCTCAGCAATGGGGATGTCCTTTCATCGAGGCAAGTGCTAAAAACAGAACCAACGTCAATGAAGTGTTTGCAGAGATCGTTCGTGAGATGAACTTTAGTCCCGAAAAAGAAAAACCAAGTTATTGCTGGTGTACCATGCTCTAA